The genomic interval CCGTTGATGACGAAGCCCACGGCCCCGCGCGATGCGCCGATGGAGGTCATGATTTCGCCGACAAGAGCACGGTTCTCATGCCCCTCGCCATCGACCACAAGAACGTATCCGGGTTGCATCTGGTCCAACGCTTTATGAATGAGGAGGTTGTCGCCAGCCGGCACCCGCACGGTCAGGGCCGTGCCCACCATTACGCCGTCCATCTTGTGGAAGGGGCGCAGCCCGACGGCCCCGGGAAGGCGCTCGAGATTATCGCTTATGATCGCTGTTGCGCTGGCGCGGAAGGCTTCGATGATTGCGGGGTCAGCCAGTGCTGCGTTCGGGAAGATGCGATTTCCGATCATGATCCGGTTCCTTCAAGCGGTGCCCGACTGGCGGGCTTTGTTTTCAAACAGCACCTCACAGGCGGCAACAACATTGGCGCAGCCCTGCTCGATGGTCTCGATGCCGGTTGCGAAGGAGAGGCGGATATAGGGAGAGAGCCCGTAGGCGCCGCCATCCACAACGGCGACATTTGCCGCTTCCAGCAGGTAGAGCGCGACGTCCGTGTCGGTCTCGAGCGTCTTTCCGCCCTGCGTGGTCTTGCCGATGAGGCCCGCCACGCAGGGGTATAGATAAAAGGCGCCGGCAGGCGCGCGCACTTCGAGGCCGGGGGCCTCTCCGAGAAGCTCGACCATCCTGTCTCTGCGCTTGCGATAGAGCGCTGTCGCTTCCTCCACACAGGTCTGGTCGCCGTCGAGCGCGGCGACGGCCGCAGCTTGGCTGATGGAACTGGGGCAGGTGGTGCTCTGGCTGAGGAGCTTGGTCATGACATCGATCAGCGTCTTGGGGCCGACCGCATAGCCGATGCGCCAACCCGTCATCGCATAGGCCTTCGAGACCCCGCTGATCACAAGTGAACGGTCCGCCAGGTCCGGCGCGACTTCGATGATGCTTGGCGAGCGTTCGCCTTCGTAGAACAGGTTTTCGTAAATCTCGTCCGTCATGATCCAGACATGCGGATGGCGACGCAGCACATCGGCCAGCGCGGCAAGCTCCTCATGTGCGTAATAGGCCCCGGTCGGGTTGTTCGGGGCGTTCAGCACCAGCCACCGCGTTGCAGGCGTTATGGCCGCTTCGAGTGCCGCCGGCGTGAGCTTGAAGTCATGCTCCGCGCCGCAGGTTACGGTTATGGCCTTGCCGCCCTGCAATCCGACGATATCGGGATAGGAAACCCAGTAGGGGGCGGGAACGATGACCTCCACGTCCGGCTCGACGGTGGCGGCGAATGCTTCATAGATGAGCTGCTTTGCGCCGCAGCCGATGACCACGTTCTCTGCCTTGCAGGCAACTCCCTTTTCACGGACGATCTTCCGGGCCACTGCTTCGCGCAGCGCTGGCGTTCCCGCGGACGCGGTGTAATGCGTCTCGCCGTTCTTCATCGCCGAAATCGCTGCCTCGATGATGTGCGCGGGCGTTGGCTGATCCGGCTCGCCAAGGGTGAAATCGAGAATCTTCCGGCCCGCCGCCTCCAGCTCCGTCACCATTTTCTTGGCGGCGATGCTCGCCGACGGTTTCAGCTTTACGACCCTCTCGGCCAGTTTCAGCGTCATTTCAAGTACCTCGTCGCATGCCGCCTTGCGGCTTTTGAAAGATCATATTCAAACTAAAATATGAATAATAGCGATAATTATTTATGTTTTATCATGAATAATTCGACTTAATTAAGAGTTGCAATTCCCTGTCTTCCGGCCTCTTCCTATGCCGGGATTTCAGCCTTTGCCGGACGTTACCTGCCGGGAATCAGAGCTTGCTGGGCAGGAAGGTCGCGATCTGTGGGAATGCCGCCAACAGGAACACAAAGGCGATCATGATCAGGAAGAAGGGGAACACCGCCCTGGCGATCCGCCCGAGCTTCTCGCCCGTCAGGCCCTGGATCACGAAGAGATTGAGGCCGACCGGCGGGGTGATCTGCGCCATTTCCACGACGATGACTAGGAAGACGCCGAACCATACCTTGTCGTAGCCGACATTCGTGACCAGCGGCAGCACGATCGGCAGCGTCATGACGATGAGCGACATGCCTTCGAGAAAACAGCCAAGAACGATATAAATCACGACGAGAAGCGCAATCAGCATCATCGGGCTGAGATCAAGCGCGTTGATCTGCGCGGAGATCGCCTGTGGCAGGCCGAGATAGACAACCGCTGTCGAAAGGAACGAGGCCGCGCCGATGATGAGGCCGAGCATGCTCGCCGTTCGGGCCGTGCCCAGGCAGGCATCGGTCACGGCCTTGACACTGAGCGTACCCTCGACCGCCATGATCACAAGGGTCGTGAAGACGGCGATGGCGGCCGCCTCCGACGGGCTTGCCAGACCGCCATACATCGATCCGAGCAGCACGCCCATCAGGATGAAGAAGGGCAGCAGGGTGGGAAAGGCGCGAAGGCGCTCCTTCCATATGTTTTCCGACGCGTCTTGCTCCGGTTCGTATTGCCGTTTGAGGACGATGGCGCGAATGGCGAGATAGAGAATGAACATGCAGGCGAGCAGCAGCCCCGGCAGAATGCCCGCCGCGAAAAGCTTCAGCACCGAGGTCTGCGCAAGGACGCCGTAGATGATCAGGATGACGCTGGGTGGAATGAGGAAGCCCAGCGTACCGGCACCCGCCAGCGATCCCATGACGATCGAGCGTTCATAGCCACGCTTTTCCAGTTCGCGCACGGTAATACGGCCGACGGCGCTCGTTGTCGCGGCGGAAGAACCCGAGATCAGCGCGAAGAAGGTGCAGCCTATGACATTCGTATGCAACAGGCCACCGGGCAGACGGCGCACCCATGGTTCGAGCGCGCTGAAAAGCCCGTCGATGAACCGCGAGCGAAACAGAAGCTCAGCCATGAGGATGAAGAGCGGAAGGGCCACCAGTTCCGGTGAGGTGAGGCCGTTCCACACGGTCTGCGCCAGAATTTTGTCCACCGGCAGGGAGCGGAACAGGGTGAGTCCGCCGATACCCACGCCCATCAGGGCAAGGCCGACCCAGGCGCCGCTTGTCAGCAGCACCAGGAACAGGAGAATCGTTGTAACAATCGGCATCATTTCTGCTTCCCTCCGCTCAGTCGGCGCGTGCGGTTTCGTGCCACGGCACCACGAGCGGATTGCCTATGACCGCCTGAACGAGGCGAAGCGCGAGTTGCACAGTCAGCATTGCCGCGCCTGCCGAGACGAAGATTGCCGGAATGATGAGTGGGACGTCATTGATCGTTCCGGATGTGCGACCGGTGGCGCCATAGCCCCATGCCATCCCGAAAAGTGCTTTTGTCAGGTAGGCCGAGATTGCCAGTCCGATTACGGTTGCAACGATTTCGAACAGGCGCGGATTGAGGCCGCGGACCAGCGTGACGCGGATATGCCCGCCGGTCCTGAGCGTGAAGGCCGCACCGAGAAAGATGGCGCTGATATGAAGATAGGATGCGTATTCCCAGACGAAGGGCAGGCTTGTGCCGGCGAAATTGCGAAGAATGATCTCTGCCATCTGCATGACGGCAATGAGCAGGATCGCGGCGCCCGAAAGATAGGCGAGCATGCGGGAAAAGCGATCGACCAGCGAATTGACGGCCTGCCACATCGGTTTCTCTCCTGGAAAGAGCGAGGCGGGCGCGGTTTGTCGCAGGCCTGCCATGCGAGCGCCACGTGGGCGGTCAAACGGATTGCGCCGGCCTGTTTGGCCGGCGCAGGTCTCGATTACTGGTTCTGGAACTCTTCGACAACGGCCTTCGCCTTGTCGCCCATTTCGTTGAGGGCGGCTTCACGCAGCGGCGCTGCACGCTCGCGAAGCGCATCGCGGGTCTCTTCCGAAAGCGTGCCGATCACCATGCCATTGTCGGCAAGGGTCTCCATCGCGTTGGCGTCAACATCCTGTGCTGCCGCCCAGAACTTCGGTTCCAGTTCCTCGGCGATTGCCGAAATTTGATCCTGCTGTTCCTTGGTCAGTGCGTTCCATGCGTCGAGGTTTACGCTGACGACATTGGTGTTCCAGGTCTGCCGGGTCGGGTAGGCGTAGCCCAGGAACTCCCAGAATGCGCCGTCGATCGCGGATGGCGAGGAGGTCGCGACGGCATCGATGGCGCCGGCGGCCAGCGAGGGAATGACTTCGCCCCAGGGAAGCTGTACCGGCGTCATGCCGGCGGCCTTGAAAATCTCGGTCGAGGACTTGTCGTAGGAGCGGATCTTGATGCCGCTCATGTCTTCGATCGTGTTGATTTCCTTCTTGGTGAAGATCTGCTGCTGCGGCCACGGAATGGTGAAGAGCACCTTCTGGTTGGCAGCGCCGAACACCTCGTCGAGGAGCGGACGGTAAGGCTTCTGGAATTCGCGAAGCTCGTCGAAGCTGCCGATCAGGTAGGGCAGGGATTCAAGGCCGAGCAGCTTGTTTTCACCGACCTGCTGGTTGAGCAGCATGTCGCCGATCGGCACCAGACCATCGCGCACGGCGGAAAACATCTCCGGCCCCTTGAAGCC from Martelella mediterranea DSM 17316 carries:
- a CDS encoding aminotransferase class I/II-fold pyridoxal phosphate-dependent enzyme translates to MTLKLAERVVKLKPSASIAAKKMVTELEAAGRKILDFTLGEPDQPTPAHIIEAAISAMKNGETHYTASAGTPALREAVARKIVREKGVACKAENVVIGCGAKQLIYEAFAATVEPDVEVIVPAPYWVSYPDIVGLQGGKAITVTCGAEHDFKLTPAALEAAITPATRWLVLNAPNNPTGAYYAHEELAALADVLRRHPHVWIMTDEIYENLFYEGERSPSIIEVAPDLADRSLVISGVSKAYAMTGWRIGYAVGPKTLIDVMTKLLSQSTTCPSSISQAAAVAALDGDQTCVEEATALYRKRRDRMVELLGEAPGLEVRAPAGAFYLYPCVAGLIGKTTQGGKTLETDTDVALYLLEAANVAVVDGGAYGLSPYIRLSFATGIETIEQGCANVVAACEVLFENKARQSGTA
- a CDS encoding TRAP transporter large permease, encoding MMPIVTTILLFLVLLTSGAWVGLALMGVGIGGLTLFRSLPVDKILAQTVWNGLTSPELVALPLFILMAELLFRSRFIDGLFSALEPWVRRLPGGLLHTNVIGCTFFALISGSSAATTSAVGRITVRELEKRGYERSIVMGSLAGAGTLGFLIPPSVILIIYGVLAQTSVLKLFAAGILPGLLLACMFILYLAIRAIVLKRQYEPEQDASENIWKERLRAFPTLLPFFILMGVLLGSMYGGLASPSEAAAIAVFTTLVIMAVEGTLSVKAVTDACLGTARTASMLGLIIGAASFLSTAVVYLGLPQAISAQINALDLSPMMLIALLVVIYIVLGCFLEGMSLIVMTLPIVLPLVTNVGYDKVWFGVFLVIVVEMAQITPPVGLNLFVIQGLTGEKLGRIARAVFPFFLIMIAFVFLLAAFPQIATFLPSKL
- a CDS encoding RraA family protein — translated: MIGNRIFPNAALADPAIIEAFRASATAIISDNLERLPGAVGLRPFHKMDGVMVGTALTVRVPAGDNLLIHKALDQMQPGYVLVVDGEGHENRALVGEIMTSIGASRGAVGFVINGSIRDAGALAQNPFPCFARSAVHRGPYKNGPGEINVPVSIGDFVIEPGDIVVGDEDGVVAFPQSIAAELLKGVRAQEAKEAEIMKSIADGTYKGAYGKPAGPAA
- a CDS encoding TRAP transporter substrate-binding protein is translated as MIKSLLSAAFTASLMLGATSAVAQTSWDLPLAWPADNYIAENEQIFADEVKEATNGDVVITLHPGGSLGFKGPEMFSAVRDGLVPIGDMLLNQQVGENKLLGLESLPYLIGSFDELREFQKPYRPLLDEVFGAANQKVLFTIPWPQQQIFTKKEINTIEDMSGIKIRSYDKSSTEIFKAAGMTPVQLPWGEVIPSLAAGAIDAVATSSPSAIDGAFWEFLGYAYPTRQTWNTNVVSVNLDAWNALTKEQQDQISAIAEELEPKFWAAAQDVDANAMETLADNGMVIGTLSEETRDALRERAAPLREAALNEMGDKAKAVVEEFQNQ
- a CDS encoding TRAP transporter small permease → MWQAVNSLVDRFSRMLAYLSGAAILLIAVMQMAEIILRNFAGTSLPFVWEYASYLHISAIFLGAAFTLRTGGHIRVTLVRGLNPRLFEIVATVIGLAISAYLTKALFGMAWGYGATGRTSGTINDVPLIIPAIFVSAGAAMLTVQLALRLVQAVIGNPLVVPWHETARAD